One genomic window of Sphingobacterium oryzagri includes the following:
- a CDS encoding nucleoside deaminase, whose protein sequence is MENHEKFMKQAIALSEQNLKTLHGGPFGCVVVRDGKVLSAESNSVTADCDPTAHAEINAIRKAAKKIGKADLSGCTLYTSAEPCPMCLSAIYWSNITEVYYGNTKRDAEWAGFGDQFILDELSIKIEDQSVQFTRICASDAIKAFETWNKMSDEAKGNVKDGSR, encoded by the coding sequence ACGAAAAATTTATGAAGCAAGCCATTGCGCTATCGGAACAGAACCTCAAAACCCTACATGGTGGTCCTTTTGGCTGCGTCGTAGTTCGGGATGGTAAAGTTTTAAGTGCGGAAAGCAATTCTGTGACGGCAGACTGTGATCCCACCGCTCATGCTGAAATCAACGCTATACGTAAAGCAGCAAAAAAAATCGGAAAAGCAGATTTAAGCGGTTGTACATTGTACACATCAGCGGAGCCATGCCCCATGTGTCTAAGCGCTATATATTGGTCGAATATTACGGAGGTTTACTATGGCAATACAAAACGTGATGCAGAGTGGGCAGGTTTTGGGGATCAATTCATCTTGGACGAATTAAGCATTAAGATCGAAGATCAGTCTGTCCAATTCACGCGGATATGTGCAAGTGATGCCATTAAAGCATTCGAAACCTGGAATAAAATGTCCGATGAAGCAAAAGGCAATGTCAAAGATGGTTCCAGATAA
- a CDS encoding helix-turn-helix domain-containing protein, which produces MEYITPLRLHSINDFHQLWSLPKPKHPLISVIDYKAMDHSVIHLGQTLIMDYYSITIKRDFGVKIQYGQQSVDFNEGIMFFMAPNQVFRVQKDVFQDGSRNGWIMLIHPDLLWSTNLAKTIKDYDFFHYAMHESLFLSSEEESMIVKIVASIRQEYTSHIDNFSQQIIVSQVETLLHYSHRFYKRQFMTRKVSSHKILERLEKILNDYLKDDSIEKGLPSVKFVADKLNISPNYLTNLLKMLTGDNTQQHIQNKILEKAKEKLSTTDHSISQIAYELGFGYPQSFNKFFKARTKLSPIEFRLSLH; this is translated from the coding sequence ATGGAATATATTACACCACTTCGATTACATTCTATTAATGATTTTCATCAACTTTGGTCCCTTCCAAAGCCCAAGCATCCGTTAATTAGTGTAATAGACTATAAAGCAATGGATCACAGCGTTATTCACCTTGGTCAAACTTTGATCATGGATTACTACAGCATAACAATCAAACGAGATTTCGGAGTCAAAATCCAATATGGTCAGCAGTCTGTGGATTTTAATGAAGGAATAATGTTTTTTATGGCTCCGAATCAGGTGTTCCGTGTTCAGAAAGATGTTTTTCAAGACGGCTCGCGGAACGGATGGATCATGTTAATACATCCCGACTTATTATGGAGCACGAATCTCGCAAAAACAATTAAAGACTATGATTTCTTCCACTATGCGATGCACGAATCATTGTTTTTGTCAAGTGAAGAGGAATCGATGATAGTAAAAATTGTAGCTAGCATACGTCAAGAATACACTTCTCACATAGACAACTTTAGTCAGCAAATAATTGTCTCCCAGGTTGAGACTCTTTTGCATTATTCCCATAGGTTTTACAAAAGACAATTCATGACCAGAAAAGTGTCGAGCCATAAGATCCTTGAGCGGTTAGAGAAAATATTAAATGATTATTTGAAGGACGACTCGATTGAAAAAGGACTCCCTTCAGTAAAATTTGTAGCAGATAAACTTAATATATCACCGAACTACCTCACTAACTTGTTAAAAATGCTAACAGGTGACAATACGCAACAGCACATCCAGAACAAGATCCTGGAGAAGGCCAAAGAAAAACTTTCCACTACAGACCATTCGATATCGCAAATTGCTTATGAATTGGGTTTCGGATATCCCCAATCTTTTAATAAATTCTTTAAGGCGAGAACAAAGCTTTCGCCCATAGAATTCAGGCTGTCTTTACATTAA
- the glgX gene encoding glycogen debranching protein GlgX, translating to MKTKVYPGSPYPLGATPSAEGVNFALFSRNATKVELCLFTDEKQEAQEERIELTAHTHDIWHGFIPELKPGQHYGYRVHGPYEPANGHRFNANKLLIDPYAKAIAGAVEWCDANFGYDVQSDQEDFSFNGQDNASQIPKAVVVDGDYDWENDKFPKTPLHKSVIYETHVKGFTCTHPDIPEDIRGTYAAVGHPITIQYLLDLGVTAVELLPVHQYVIDQHLKDQGLTNYWGYNTIGFFAPDIRYSSSGVNGGQVAEFKDMVKALHKAGIEVILDVVYNHTAEGNHMGPTLSFKGIDNASYYRLTDDARFYMDYTGTGNTLNANLPNVLQLIMDSLRYWITEMHVDGFRFDLASALAREFHDVDKLSAFFDIIHQDPIISQVKLIAEPWDVGEGGYQVGSFPSLWAEWNGKYRDCVRDYWIGADHTLAEFAGRLMGSSDLYQNDKRTPTASINFITAHDGFTINDLVSYNEKHNDANGEGNNDGESHNRSWNCGIEGPTDDQQVNDLRKKQRKNLLATLFLSQGVPMLLGGDEIARTQHGNNNVYCQDNELSWYNWKEADQDLLEFTKKVIAIRKSHPTFTRRKWFIGEPVRSTGIEDIVWFLPEGDPMPAEAWEASYAKSLAVYLNGNGIRSVDEKGNRISDDHVFLIFNAHHEALDYQLPNPEYAKSWCLELYTDDTDKNQPTRFEAASKVRIEGRSVMMLLACKA from the coding sequence ATGAAAACAAAAGTTTATCCTGGTTCGCCGTACCCACTGGGCGCGACACCATCTGCTGAAGGCGTCAATTTTGCCTTATTCAGCCGCAATGCAACGAAAGTTGAACTTTGCCTATTTACCGATGAAAAACAAGAAGCCCAGGAAGAACGTATCGAGTTAACTGCTCACACGCATGACATATGGCACGGATTTATACCGGAATTGAAGCCTGGACAGCACTATGGATATCGTGTACATGGCCCTTATGAGCCGGCGAATGGCCATCGTTTTAATGCAAACAAACTTCTTATTGATCCATATGCTAAAGCTATAGCGGGAGCAGTGGAATGGTGCGATGCTAATTTTGGGTATGATGTACAATCTGATCAAGAGGATTTTAGCTTCAACGGACAGGATAATGCTTCCCAAATTCCGAAGGCGGTAGTGGTAGACGGAGACTATGACTGGGAAAATGACAAATTTCCAAAGACACCTCTTCACAAATCCGTGATTTACGAAACACATGTCAAAGGTTTTACCTGTACACATCCCGATATTCCTGAAGATATTAGGGGCACCTACGCAGCCGTTGGACACCCAATAACTATACAATATCTATTGGATTTAGGTGTTACCGCTGTTGAACTTTTACCTGTTCATCAATATGTTATTGATCAGCATTTAAAAGACCAGGGGCTTACCAATTATTGGGGTTACAATACTATTGGTTTTTTTGCCCCCGATATTCGTTACAGCTCCAGCGGAGTAAACGGTGGACAGGTTGCTGAGTTTAAAGATATGGTTAAAGCATTGCATAAAGCTGGTATCGAAGTGATTTTGGACGTAGTATACAACCACACTGCAGAAGGTAATCACATGGGGCCTACGTTATCGTTCAAAGGAATTGACAATGCCTCATACTATAGACTGACCGACGATGCACGATTTTACATGGATTATACGGGCACTGGCAATACGCTAAATGCTAATCTTCCTAATGTATTGCAACTTATTATGGATAGCTTAAGATACTGGATTACTGAAATGCATGTTGACGGATTTCGTTTTGATTTAGCTTCCGCTTTAGCGCGCGAATTTCATGATGTAGATAAACTTAGTGCTTTCTTTGATATCATCCACCAGGATCCTATCATCTCGCAGGTAAAGCTTATCGCTGAACCTTGGGATGTTGGAGAGGGGGGCTACCAAGTTGGAAGTTTCCCGAGCCTTTGGGCAGAGTGGAATGGCAAATACCGCGATTGCGTTCGAGATTATTGGATTGGCGCAGATCATACGTTGGCGGAGTTTGCCGGACGGCTAATGGGCAGTTCCGACTTATATCAAAATGATAAACGCACGCCTACAGCAAGTATCAACTTTATCACCGCTCATGACGGTTTTACTATTAATGACTTGGTAAGTTATAATGAAAAACATAATGACGCTAACGGGGAAGGTAACAATGATGGAGAGAGCCATAATCGATCTTGGAATTGTGGAATAGAAGGGCCTACTGATGATCAACAAGTAAACGACCTTCGCAAAAAGCAGCGTAAAAATCTTTTAGCTACATTATTTCTTTCGCAAGGAGTTCCCATGTTATTGGGGGGAGATGAGATTGCACGCACACAACATGGTAATAACAATGTATATTGCCAAGACAATGAATTGAGCTGGTACAATTGGAAAGAAGCAGATCAGGATTTACTAGAGTTTACAAAGAAAGTTATTGCTATTCGTAAGAGCCATCCCACATTTACTCGTCGTAAATGGTTTATTGGAGAACCTGTTCGTAGCACAGGCATTGAAGACATCGTATGGTTCTTGCCCGAGGGAGACCCTATGCCAGCAGAAGCTTGGGAAGCGAGTTATGCGAAATCGCTGGCTGTATACTTAAACGGCAACGGAATACGGTCCGTAGATGAAAAAGGAAATCGGATTTCGGATGACCATGTTTTTTTAATATTTAATGCGCATCATGAAGCACTAGATTATCAATTACCAAATCCCGAGTATGCAAAATCCTGGTGTTTGGAGCTTTATACCGACGATACCGATAAAAATCAGCCCACCCGCTTTGAAGCTGCTTCTAAAGTCCGCATCGAAGGTAGATCTGTAATGATGCTTTTAGCGTGTAAAGCTTAA
- a CDS encoding aldo/keto reductase, whose protein sequence is MKKTITIADRSDHPLRVSRLGYGTMRLPGEQVWGEPKDRNEAIKILQTAVESGVNFFDTADFYGEDITNKLIVEALYPYREDVVICTKVGASRKPDKSWIVFDKPENLRESIDRNLKTLNIEQIQLVHFRIMPHSTTPLEESLEAMYEMQKEGKIKHIGLSNVSPTGLKKGLEMGSIVSVENAFGYGQRSSFESHGQQVNELQEVIQLCIDNHITMIPFWSLQNSLSEKEDKIGVIAKKYGASRSQINIAWLLHFNQSMLPIPGTSNLTHLTENISALGIRLTDEDMLFLG, encoded by the coding sequence ATGAAGAAAACAATAACCATCGCTGATCGATCCGATCATCCCTTAAGAGTAAGTCGTCTAGGATATGGAACAATGCGCCTTCCTGGTGAACAGGTTTGGGGAGAACCAAAGGATAGGAATGAAGCAATAAAAATTCTACAGACCGCTGTTGAAAGCGGGGTAAATTTTTTTGATACTGCAGATTTTTATGGTGAAGATATTACCAACAAACTAATTGTCGAGGCACTGTATCCATACCGTGAAGATGTTGTAATCTGCACAAAAGTTGGTGCATCGCGTAAACCGGATAAAAGTTGGATTGTCTTTGACAAACCGGAAAATTTGCGTGAAAGCATTGATAGAAATCTTAAAACTTTGAATATAGAGCAGATACAATTAGTCCATTTTCGTATAATGCCGCATTCAACTACCCCTTTAGAAGAATCATTAGAGGCTATGTATGAAATGCAGAAGGAAGGGAAGATCAAGCATATAGGTCTTAGCAATGTAAGTCCAACAGGGCTTAAAAAAGGCCTTGAAATGGGATCTATCGTAAGTGTTGAAAATGCATTCGGATACGGTCAACGCTCTAGCTTTGAATCCCACGGACAGCAGGTAAATGAGTTACAAGAAGTAATACAGTTGTGCATCGATAACCATATAACAATGATTCCCTTCTGGTCTTTACAAAATTCATTGTCCGAGAAAGAAGATAAAATAGGTGTAATTGCAAAGAAGTATGGAGCTAGTCGATCCCAGATTAACATTGCATGGCTACTGCACTTTAACCAATCAATGCTTCCCATCCCCGGAACATCGAATCTCACGCACTTGACGGAGAACATTTCAGCACTCGGAATCCGGCTTACTGATGAGGATATGCTTTTCTTAGGTTAA
- a CDS encoding RNA polymerase sigma-70 factor: MPSLNNKFNEHTAFRNLAKGSEEAFELIYNYYSPRIFSFIDRMLHLPDLTEELVQDIFINLWQRRDHLEQLTNPSAYLYQMASNKVLDYQRSIARRRPILDYVIAQQNVSSIDTEERIIYKETLLLLTEAIDMLPAQRREIFKLSRHEGLSHNEIAEKLGLSKSTVANQIVAALKHIRIHLEKNSDMFSFAIFFILTK, encoded by the coding sequence ATGCCGAGTCTGAATAATAAATTTAATGAACATACTGCCTTTCGAAATCTCGCTAAGGGTAGCGAAGAAGCGTTCGAACTCATCTACAATTACTATAGCCCAAGAATTTTTTCATTCATTGACCGTATGCTTCACCTTCCGGACCTGACCGAAGAACTTGTGCAAGACATATTTATCAACTTGTGGCAAAGAAGGGATCATCTGGAGCAATTGACCAATCCATCCGCCTACCTTTATCAAATGGCCTCCAACAAAGTGTTGGACTACCAACGCTCCATCGCACGCAGAAGACCGATTCTAGATTACGTAATAGCACAGCAAAATGTCAGCTCAATTGATACGGAAGAACGGATCATTTACAAAGAAACTTTGCTGCTTTTGACAGAAGCTATTGATATGCTCCCTGCGCAACGCCGTGAAATTTTTAAATTGAGCCGTCACGAGGGCTTGTCTCATAACGAAATTGCCGAAAAACTTGGTTTGTCCAAAAGCACCGTGGCCAATCAGATAGTAGCCGCCCTTAAACACATCCGTATTCATTTGGAGAAGAACTCAGATATGTTTTCTTTCGCCATATTTTTTATACTAACAAAATAA